Proteins encoded in a region of the Bombyx mori chromosome 23, ASM3026992v2 genome:
- the LOC101743356 gene encoding methionine synthase reductase isoform X1, translating to MVVIQSLRDTLQALPEKTVFTLPTLTKVISLKLEYRVGDANTTIYNGPDPKLPFANSELFYATISQSRRLTACDQGCKDVYEITFDVKDSNFTFKAGDTIGIIPKNPQVEVDFILNHLSLTSQADLPYTLLLGNKESKIPTHVPVKSTLRQVLTDCLDLRCLLKKLFLLAISRYTKEDNERQVLEYLSSKEGSTAYKTHILNKQINILDIFTLFPSCKPPIEVLLSYLPKLLPRPYSIVNSYLEDSNAIKICFSVMNLGNNRRGLTTGLLEDHILNKNINLEHSLNDLCLTDHKQRSEFKVPIYMRKNISGFSLSENLETPLIFIGPGTGVAPFIGFLQEIEYAKKKNSKGKFGTVDLFFGCRNPELDFIYEKELKGFLSRNVLNSLNVSFSRVDNNEVKYVQDAVMNEGEKIAQLIKDGANIFVCGDVRTIAEQIKDVLIKCLTKYDNCLENHEKYIVQMEKDRRYIVDAWC from the exons ATGGTAGTGATTCAATCTCTAAGAGATACTTTGCAAGCACTACCAGAAAAAACTGTATTTACTTTACCTACATTAACGAAAGTGATTTCTTTGAAACTCGAATACAGAGTGGGAGAT GCAAACACAACAATTTATAATGGACCAGACCCAAAATTACCATTTGCTAATTCTGAGCTATTTTATGCTACAATTTCTCAATCAAGGAGGTTGACTGCTTGTGATCAAGGATGCAAAGATGTTTATGAAATCACTTTTGATGTGAAG GATAGTAATTTCACTTTCAAGGCTGGTGATACAATAGGTATCATTCCTAAAAACCCACAAGTTGAAGTGGACTTTATTTTAAACCATTTAAGTCTTACTTCACAAGCAGATTTACCTTACACGTTGCTTTTAGGGAATAAAGAAAGTAAAATACCAACACATGTACCTGTTAAATCAACGTTGAGACAAGTGTTGACTGATTGTTTGGATCTTCGGTGTTTGCTTAAAAAG TTGTTCCTGTTAGCGATATCGAGATATACAAAAGAAGATAACGAAAGACAAGTACTCGAATATTTAAGCAGCAAGGAAGGATCTACAGCATATAAAACTCAcatattaaacaaacaaataaacattttgGATATATTCACACTGTTTCCATCCTGCAAGCCACCAATAGAAGTATTATTATCCTATTTACCGAAGCTACTGCCTAGACCATATTCTATAGTCAATTCATATTTAGAAGACAgtaatgcaattaaaatttgCTTCTCCGTAATGAATTTAGGAAATAACAGAAGAGGTCTAACAACTGGTTTGTTGGAAGATCacattttgaacaaaaacatCAATCTGGAGCATAGTCTAAATGATTTATGTTTAACAGACCATAAACAGAGAAGTGAGTTCAAGGTGCCTATTTATATGAGGAAGAATATTTCCGGGTTCAGTTTGTCTGAAAATTTAGAAACTCCATTGATATTCATTGGTCCCGGTACTGGAGTAGCTCCCTTTATAGGATTTTTACAAGAAATAGAGTATGCAAAGAAGAAGAATTCTAAAGGAAAGTTTGGTACAGTCGACCTGTTTTTCGGATGCAGGAATCCCGAATTAGATTTTATCTACGAGAAGGAACTAAAAGGATTTTTGTCACGGAACGTATTGAATAGTTTGAATGTATCTTTTTCGAGAGTTGATAACAATGAGGTCAAATACGTTCAG GATGCTGTTATGAATGAAGGAGAAAAGATAGCTCAGTTAATAAAAGATGGAGCAAATATATTTGTTTGCGGAGATGTTAGAACGATAGCAGAACAAATAAAAGATGTCTTAATTAAATGCCTTACTAAATATGATAATTGTTTAGAGAATCATGAGAAATATATAGTGCAGATGGAGAAAGACAGAAGATATATTGTGGACGCTTGGTGTTAA
- the LOC101743356 gene encoding methionine synthase reductase isoform X2 → MVVIQSLRDTLQALPEKTVFTLPTLTKVISLKLEYRVGDANTTIYNGPDPKLPFANSELFYATISQSRRLTACDQGCKDVYEITFDVKDSNFTFKAGDTIGNKESKIPTHVPVKSTLRQVLTDCLDLRCLLKKLFLLAISRYTKEDNERQVLEYLSSKEGSTAYKTHILNKQINILDIFTLFPSCKPPIEVLLSYLPKLLPRPYSIVNSYLEDSNAIKICFSVMNLGNNRRGLTTGLLEDHILNKNINLEHSLNDLCLTDHKQRSEFKVPIYMRKNISGFSLSENLETPLIFIGPGTGVAPFIGFLQEIEYAKKKNSKGKFGTVDLFFGCRNPELDFIYEKELKGFLSRNVLNSLNVSFSRVDNNEVKYVQDAVMNEGEKIAQLIKDGANIFVCGDVRTIAEQIKDVLIKCLTKYDNCLENHEKYIVQMEKDRRYIVDAWC, encoded by the exons ATGGTAGTGATTCAATCTCTAAGAGATACTTTGCAAGCACTACCAGAAAAAACTGTATTTACTTTACCTACATTAACGAAAGTGATTTCTTTGAAACTCGAATACAGAGTGGGAGAT GCAAACACAACAATTTATAATGGACCAGACCCAAAATTACCATTTGCTAATTCTGAGCTATTTTATGCTACAATTTCTCAATCAAGGAGGTTGACTGCTTGTGATCAAGGATGCAAAGATGTTTATGAAATCACTTTTGATGTGAAG GATAGTAATTTCACTTTCAAGGCTGGTGATACAATAG GGAATAAAGAAAGTAAAATACCAACACATGTACCTGTTAAATCAACGTTGAGACAAGTGTTGACTGATTGTTTGGATCTTCGGTGTTTGCTTAAAAAG TTGTTCCTGTTAGCGATATCGAGATATACAAAAGAAGATAACGAAAGACAAGTACTCGAATATTTAAGCAGCAAGGAAGGATCTACAGCATATAAAACTCAcatattaaacaaacaaataaacattttgGATATATTCACACTGTTTCCATCCTGCAAGCCACCAATAGAAGTATTATTATCCTATTTACCGAAGCTACTGCCTAGACCATATTCTATAGTCAATTCATATTTAGAAGACAgtaatgcaattaaaatttgCTTCTCCGTAATGAATTTAGGAAATAACAGAAGAGGTCTAACAACTGGTTTGTTGGAAGATCacattttgaacaaaaacatCAATCTGGAGCATAGTCTAAATGATTTATGTTTAACAGACCATAAACAGAGAAGTGAGTTCAAGGTGCCTATTTATATGAGGAAGAATATTTCCGGGTTCAGTTTGTCTGAAAATTTAGAAACTCCATTGATATTCATTGGTCCCGGTACTGGAGTAGCTCCCTTTATAGGATTTTTACAAGAAATAGAGTATGCAAAGAAGAAGAATTCTAAAGGAAAGTTTGGTACAGTCGACCTGTTTTTCGGATGCAGGAATCCCGAATTAGATTTTATCTACGAGAAGGAACTAAAAGGATTTTTGTCACGGAACGTATTGAATAGTTTGAATGTATCTTTTTCGAGAGTTGATAACAATGAGGTCAAATACGTTCAG GATGCTGTTATGAATGAAGGAGAAAAGATAGCTCAGTTAATAAAAGATGGAGCAAATATATTTGTTTGCGGAGATGTTAGAACGATAGCAGAACAAATAAAAGATGTCTTAATTAAATGCCTTACTAAATATGATAATTGTTTAGAGAATCATGAGAAATATATAGTGCAGATGGAGAAAGACAGAAGATATATTGTGGACGCTTGGTGTTAA
- the LOC101743592 gene encoding serine/threonine-protein kinase PAK 3 has protein sequence MSGRSGRGVFGKLFSKKQHKERDERATEIGMPTNVKQHLHVSKNSETGMLEGLPTAWLRLINTQITAAEQSENPDAAIQAVKFHMYTIKKEKAQDEPFKPFVTQEVITEEDIEIEKLLDHKKAHQSQDSDLSIGQSSEEETTHYNAPSERQTMPISPSKHSLKKKDALMDMAAVVQDLTLIGDDNDESPMLRKKELSYSKLSDEEIYEELKRICNKDDPYVRFEKIKQLGAGASGVVFIAIDSKDNSRVAIKDIDLTKQSKKELILNEINVLKGFHHKNLVNFLDAFLSYDHLWVAMELLDGGSLTDVVTEVVMKEGQIAAVCRETLQAVAFLHSKGTIHRDIKSDNVLLGMDGTVKVTDFGFCANIVGDEKRQTMVGTPYWMAPEVVTRKQYGKKVDVWSLGIMAIEMIEGEPPYMKETPLRALYLIAAVGRPKIPRWGELSPKFQDFLDKCLQVDVDMRASAEELLEHPFLECAMELRTLTPLIKAAQKILHKCYD, from the exons ATGAGTGGGCGATCGGGTCGTGGTGTGTTCGGGAAGCTTTTCTCTAAGAAGCAACACAAGGAACGAGATGAGAGAGCTACGGAGATCGGGATGCCTACAAACGTGAAACAACATCTACACGTTAGTAAAAATTCCGAGACTGGTATGTTAGAAGGTCTGCCAACGGCATGGCTGCGACTCATAAATACACAAATTACGGCGGCCGAACAAAGCGAAAACCCTGATGCTGCCATCCAGGCCGTGAAATTCCACATGTACAcgataaaaaaggaaaaagcgCAAGATGAACCATTCAAACCTTTTGTTACGCAAGAAGTCATTACTGAAGAGGATATAGAGATTGAGAAGCTTTTGGATCACAAGAAAGCACATCAAAGCCAGGATTCGGACCTGTCTATTGGCCAGAGCAGTGAGGAGGAAACTACACACTACAATGCACCTTCAGAAAGACAGACAATGCCCATATCTCCGTCCAAACACAGCCTTAAAAAGAAAGATGCACTAATGGACATGGCGGCTGTAGTCCAAGATTTGACACTCATTGGTGATGACAATGACGAAAGCCCAATGCTTCGGAAGAAGGAGCTGAGTTATTCTAAACTCTCCGATGAAGAAATATATGAAGAGTTGAAGAGAATCTGCAATAAGGATGATCCCTATGTTAGATTTGAAAAAATCAAACAACTTGGTGCTGGTGCTTCTG gTGTCGTGTTCATTGCCATAGACAGCAAAGACAATTCAAGAGTCGCCATAAAGGACATTGACCTAACAAAACAGTCCAAGAAGGAATTAATACTCAATGAAATCAACGTACTCAAGGGGTTCCACCATAAGAACCTTGTGAATTTCCTTGACGCATTCCTAAGCTATGATCATTTGTGGGTTGCCATGGAACTTCTCGATGGAGGTTCTCTCACGGACGTCGTAACTGAAGTGGTCATGAAAGAAGGACAGATAGCTGCTGTGTGCCGGGAAACCCTGCAGGCCGTCGCTTTCCTCCACTCTAAAGGTACAATCCATAGGGACATTAAATCCGATAATGTCCTACTCGGAATGGATGGGACCGTCAAAGTAACTGATTTCGGTTTCTGTGCGAACATCGTTGGTGATGAGAAACGACAGACCATGGTCGGCACGCCGTATTGGATGGCGCCCGAAGTGGTTACCAGGAAGCAGTACGGGAAGAAGGTGGACGTTTGGTCCCTTGGTATAATGGCGATCGAAATGATCGAAGGCGAACCGCCATACATGAAAGAGACGCCTTTAAGGGCGCTGTACCTGATCGCGGCTGTCGGGCGCCCGAAAATACCACGTTGGGGAGAGCTGTCCCCGAAATTCCAGGACTTCTTGGATAAATGCCTCCAAGTTGACGTGGACATGAGAGCATCCGCCGAAGAATTACTAGAACATCCCTTCCTGGAGTGCGCAATGGAACTGAGGACTCTTACGCCCCTCATCAAAGCCGCCCAGAAAATATTGCACAAGTGCTACGATTAA